The Blattabacterium cuenoti sequence CAAAAAATGACATTTTTTCTTTCTCAATAATTTTCTTATTGTCTGCAATAAAATTGATAATGAAATCTTTTTCTATTAAAATACCATTACAGCTAATTCTCTCTCTAAAGTCTATTAAATGAGGAGAAGTAAATAAACCTATATTATATCTTTCTTCTTGCAAGATAGAAGATAACATATGCACTGTTGATCCTTTCCCATTAGTTCCTCCAACATGAATGCTTTTAAAAAAATTTTGTGGATTTCCTAAATAAGAACAAAAGAATTCTATTCTTTTCAAACCAGGTTTATAGGATTTTAATCCTGTTTTTTGATAAATGGGAAGACGGTTAAAAATCCATTGAATAGTTTCAGAGTAATTCACTAAAAGTATAAGTTTAATAATATGGCAAAAATAGATTTTTTTAAAAAAAATCATTAAATTTACAAAATGGTATAAGCTTACACTTTTAATAATAAAAACACATCTGCACTTCATTGAAAAAATTATAGAGGAAGATTTGAAAAGAGGTTTTTCTATTGAAAAAATTAAATTTCGATTTCCTCCAGAACCAAATGGATTTCTTCATATTGGACATGTTAAAGCTATATATCTGAATTTTGAATTAGGAAGGAAGTACAAAGCACCTGTATATTTAAGATTTGACGATACGAATCCTATTGGAGAAGAAAACAAATTCGTAGAATCTATCAAAGAAGATATCCGATTTTTGGGATTTAAATGGCATAAGGAATGCTATGCTTCGGATTATTTTCAAAAGCTTTATGAATGGGCTGTCGAACTTATTAAAAAAAATAAAGCTTATGTAGACGATCTACCTAAGAAAATTATACAAAGTCAAAGAAAAACTCCTTTTGAAGATGGGGTAAACAGTATATATCGTAATAGATCTGTAAATGAAAATTTGTATTTGTTCGAAAGAATGAAAAATGGATTTTTTGAAGAAAAATCATGTGTTTTAAGAGCTAAAATAAATATGAAATCTTCAAATATGAATATGCGAGATCCAATCATGTATAGAATTTTGAAAAAAAAACATCCTCGTACTAAAAATGAATGGTGTATTTATCCTACTTATGACTGGACTCATGGTCAATGTGATTATATTGAACAAATATCTCATTCTTTATGTTCTTTAGAATTTGAAAATAGACGTCCATTATACAATTGGTATTTAGATCAAATTTGTGAAAACAATAAAATAAGACCAAAACAAATAGAATTTTCAAGACTAAATATGAGCCATACTATAACTAGTAAAAGAAAAATTCAATACTTGATTGAAAACAACATTATCCAATCATGGGATGATCCACGTCTTTTAACTATATCTGGATTGCGTCGTAGGGGATACACATCTTTAGCTATAAACAATTTTATTCAACAAATAGGAGTAACAAAAAGAAAAAATATTATTGATACCTCTCTTTTAGAATTTAGAGTTAGAGAACATTTGAATAAAATTGCATCTAGAGTAATGGTAGTATTAAAACCAATAAGATTAGTTATTGATAATTATTCTATAAATCATACCGAATGGATGGAAGCAGAGAATAATCCAGAAAATACTAAATACGGATGTAGAAAAATTCCTTTTTCAAAATTTTTGTATATTGAGAAATATGATTTTCTAGAAAAAAAAGCAAAAAAATTTTTTAGACTTTCAATTGGACATGAAGTAAGACTTAAAAATGCTTATATCATTAAAGCAAATTCTGTAGTAAAAGATTCTAATGGAAAAATAGAAGAAATACATTGTACTTATGACCCAAAAAGTCAATCTAGAAAATTAAGAAAAAATGAAGATAAAAAAAGAGTAAAAACTACCTTACACTGGATTTCTATAAAACATTCTATTCCGATAAAAATACATCTGTATCATCCTCTTTTTTCAATAAAAGATCCAGACAAAGAAAATTTTAAAGAACACATAAACTCAAAATCTATAGAAAAAATTATCGCCTATGCAGAACCTTCCTTGCAAAATGCTAAAATAGGGGATCATTATCAATTCCAAAGAATTGGATATTTCTATGCAGATATCAATCCAAATAATAAAGAAGAATTAATCTTTCATAAAACAACTTCTATTAAAGATCAATGGAAAAAAATAAATAAAAAGTGATTACAAAATTTCTACATCTGGATTTTCATATTCTCTTAATCCGGTTCCTGCAGGTATTTTATGTCCGACAATTACATTTTCTTTTAATCCATATAAATGATCAGTCTTACTGCTTATAGCTGCTTCACTTAGAACTTTAGTTGTTTCTTGAAAAGAAGCTGCAGATATAAAAGATTTAGTCTGCAAAGCGGCTTTGGTTATCCCTTGCAATATAGGTCTAGCAGTAGCTGGTATAGCACTTCTAGTTTTTATCAACTTCTTATTTTTATATTTTAAAACGGCGTTTTCATTCCGAAAATCTCTATAACTAATCAAATCTCCAGATTTAAAATTTGAAGAATCTCCAGGATCTTCAACTACTCTCATTTGAAAAATTCTATCATTTTCCTCTATAAAATCATCTTTATATTCAATATTTCCTTCTAAAAATTTAGTATCTCCTACTTCAATCACTTCTACTTTACGCATCATTTGCAAAACAATCACTTCAAAGTGTTTGTCGTTAATTTTTACACCTTGTAAACGATATACTTCTTGTATTTCTTTCACCAAATATTCTTGAACAGCTCTTGGTCCCCTTATATTTAAAATATCATTCGGAGTAACTGCTCCATCGGATAAAGGCATTCCTGCTTTCACATAATCATTCTCTTGAACTAAAATTTGATTAGAAAGCTTTACTAAATACTTTCTAATTTCTCCTGTTTTAGATTCTACTATAATTTCTCTATTTCCTCTTTTTATTTTTCCATGACTAACTATTCCATCCATTTCTGATACTACAGCTGGATTAGAAGGATTACGTGCTTCAAACAGTTCAGATAAACGAGGTAATCCTCCTGTAATATCTCCAGAAGATTTAGCAGATCTTCTAGGCACTTTAACCAAAATTTTTCCTATTTTTATTTTTTCTTGATCTTCTACCATTAAATGAGCACCTACTGGTAAATTGTAAACTTTCAATTCTTCATCATTTTCATCCAAAATTTTTAATGTAGGTATTAAATTTTTATTTCTTACTTCTGTAATTACTTTTTCTTGAAATCCAGTTTGCTCATCTATTTCTACTTGAAATGTCTCCCCCTGTTCTAAATGTTGATAAGATATTTTTCCAGCATACTCTGCAACAATAACGGCATTATACAAATCCCACTGACAAATTTTGTCTCCTTCTTTTAACTTATCTCCATGTTTAACATATAAAGTAGCTCCATAAGGAATATTATTAATCATTAAAATGGATGACTTGTTTTCATTGAATAGTTTCATTTCTGTAGAACGAGAAACAACCACTCCAACTTTTTCTCCATAATCATTTTTAGTTTGAACAGTTTTTAAATCTTCAAATTCTATAATTCCATCATATTTTGCTCGTATCTGTGAAGATTCTGTTATGTTTCCAGCAGTACCTCCAACATGAAAAGTACGTAAAGTTAATTGCGTTCCAGGTTCTCCAATAGATTGAGCAGCAATAACTCCTACGGCTTCACCTTTTTGAACTATTTTTCCTGTAGATAGATTACGTCCATAACATTTAGAACAAATACCCATCTTAGCTTCACAAGTAAGAGGAGAACGTACTTCTACGAATTCTATTCCAGATTTCTCAATTAAGTCTGCTATTATTTCATCAATCATTTTTCCAGAAGAAACTATTAATTCATTATTTTTCGGATGAAAAAGATCGTTCAAAGATATACGTCCTAAAATTCTATCAAATAAAGTTTCAACTACTTCTTCGTTCTTTTTTAATGCTGATATTTCTAAACCACGTAACGTATTACAATCTTCCATTTTTATAATTACATCTTGAGCTGCATCTACTAAACGTCTTGTCAAATATCCGGCATCTGCTGTTTTTAACGCTGTATCCGCTAGTCCTTTACGAGCTCCATGAGTAGATATAAAATATTCTAAAATAGAAAGACCCTCTCTAAAATTAGACAAAATAGGATTTTCAATGATTTCTCCACCAGAAGATCCTGCTTTCTGAGGTTTAGCCATTAATCCACGCATTCCAGAAAGCTGACGAATTTGTTCCTTGGATCCCCTTGCTCCAGAATCTAACATCATATATACGGGATTAAAACCATGTCTATCTTCACGCATATGCTTCATTACTTTTTCTGTTAACATGGCATTTGTATTTGTCCATATATCAATAACTTGATTATAACGTTCGTTATTTGTTATTAACCCCATATTATAATTTATTTTCACATTATCCACTTGTTTAATAGCATGATTTACCATGTTTTTTTTATCACTTGGAATAATAATATCTCCTAATCCAAAAGAAAGACCACCTTTGAAAGCATTGTAAAATCCTAATTCTTTGATGTCATCTAAAAATTTTGCAGTAGTAGGAACATCTGTTAAATGCAAAATTTTTCCAATAATTTCCCTTAAAGATTTTTTTGTAAGGGATTCATTA is a genomic window containing:
- the glnS gene encoding glutamine--tRNA ligase, encoding MKRGFSIEKIKFRFPPEPNGFLHIGHVKAIYLNFELGRKYKAPVYLRFDDTNPIGEENKFVESIKEDIRFLGFKWHKECYASDYFQKLYEWAVELIKKNKAYVDDLPKKIIQSQRKTPFEDGVNSIYRNRSVNENLYLFERMKNGFFEEKSCVLRAKINMKSSNMNMRDPIMYRILKKKHPRTKNEWCIYPTYDWTHGQCDYIEQISHSLCSLEFENRRPLYNWYLDQICENNKIRPKQIEFSRLNMSHTITSKRKIQYLIENNIIQSWDDPRLLTISGLRRRGYTSLAINNFIQQIGVTKRKNIIDTSLLEFRVREHLNKIASRVMVVLKPIRLVIDNYSINHTEWMEAENNPENTKYGCRKIPFSKFLYIEKYDFLEKKAKKFFRLSIGHEVRLKNAYIIKANSVVKDSNGKIEEIHCTYDPKSQSRKLRKNEDKKRVKTTLHWISIKHSIPIKIHLYHPLFSIKDPDKENFKEHINSKSIEKIIAYAEPSLQNAKIGDHYQFQRIGYFYADINPNNKEELIFHKTTSIKDQWKKINKK
- the rpoC gene encoding DNA-directed RNA polymerase subunit beta', with translation MNRKINNKFNKITIRLASPESILKESHGEVLKPETINYRTHKPERDGLFCERIFGPVKDYECACGKYKRIRYKGIVCDRCGVEVTEKKVRRERMGHINLVVPVVHIWCFRSSPNKIGYLLGLASKKLEMIIYYERYVVIQGGLATRSDGSFFQRGDFLTEEEYLYVLNKLPKGNFYLEDTDPNKFIAKMGAECIEDLLNRLDLDQLSVDLRNQAHNETSKQRRIEALKRLQVVESFREGKRNGGNVSWMIIHILAVIPPELRPLVPLDGGRYAASDMTDLYRRVLIRNNRLKRLIEIKAPEVILRNEKRMLQEAVDSLFDNSRKVSAVKSEANRPLKSLSDSLKGKQGRFRQNLLGKRVDYSARSVIVVGPHLKLQECGLPKDMAAELYKPFVIRKLIERGIVKTVKSAKKIIDKRDPMIWDILENVLKGHPVLLNRAPTLHRLGIQAFQPKLIEGKAIQLHPLVCAAFNADFDGDQMAVHLPLSSGAILEAQLLMLASQNILNPANGSPITVPSQDMVLGLYYMTKPLASSSRNVIKGEGLTFYSPEEVEIAYNQNVVELHALIKVKVSIRNKNTLSDQLIETTVGRVLFNQVVPKKVGFINESLTKKSLREIIGKILHLTDVPTTAKFLDDIKELGFYNAFKGGLSFGLGDIIIPSDKKNMVNHAIKQVDNVKINYNMGLITNNERYNQVIDIWTNTNAMLTEKVMKHMREDRHGFNPVYMMLDSGARGSKEQIRQLSGMRGLMAKPQKAGSSGGEIIENPILSNFREGLSILEYFISTHGARKGLADTALKTADAGYLTRRLVDAAQDVIIKMEDCNTLRGLEISALKKNEEVVETLFDRILGRISLNDLFHPKNNELIVSSGKMIDEIIADLIEKSGIEFVEVRSPLTCEAKMGICSKCYGRNLSTGKIVQKGEAVGVIAAQSIGEPGTQLTLRTFHVGGTAGNITESSQIRAKYDGIIEFEDLKTVQTKNDYGEKVGVVVSRSTEMKLFNENKSSILMINNIPYGATLYVKHGDKLKEGDKICQWDLYNAVIVAEYAGKISYQHLEQGETFQVEIDEQTGFQEKVITEVRNKNLIPTLKILDENDEELKVYNLPVGAHLMVEDQEKIKIGKILVKVPRRSAKSSGDITGGLPRLSELFEARNPSNPAVVSEMDGIVSHGKIKRGNREIIVESKTGEIRKYLVKLSNQILVQENDYVKAGMPLSDGAVTPNDILNIRGPRAVQEYLVKEIQEVYRLQGVKINDKHFEVIVLQMMRKVEVIEVGDTKFLEGNIEYKDDFIEENDRIFQMRVVEDPGDSSNFKSGDLISYRDFRNENAVLKYKNKKLIKTRSAIPATARPILQGITKAALQTKSFISAASFQETTKVLSEAAISSKTDHLYGLKENVIVGHKIPAGTGLREYENPDVEIL